A single Thunnus thynnus chromosome 6, fThuThy2.1, whole genome shotgun sequence DNA region contains:
- the LOC137185180 gene encoding polymeric immunoglobulin receptor-like isoform X2, translating to MLIKTDDVTAQSGRYSIRYEDGSSGRRIVTVTFTQLTKSDSGRYRCGLGGSSAPDAYTDFDITIIDAATLGQNTSFSRAENVGGSVTKGCLNTVYGSRKFFCKDECKKEEDILVETEENRAQNGRYSIEYREGSTYGLYLTITQLKKSDTGRYRCGYGRASSPDSSNTFSIFVVDAPTTSKPNRTLRPFPTSVPSASTPTTTQSLISSSGSFTPSSSFPETTEQFTGTGQFMSVHLSITVSLQQNVLLKQSNSA from the exons atgctcattaaaacagatgatgtcacagctcaGAGTGGCAGATACAGCATCAGATATGAAGACGGATCTTCTGGAAGAAGAATTGTGACTGTGACCTtcacacagctgaccaagtCAGACTCAGGACGGTACAGATGTGGTTTGGGTGGATCTTCAGCCCCAGATGCTTACACTGACTTTGACATCACAATTATAGATG cTGCAACGTTGGGTCAAAACACCAGTTTCTCCCGTGCAGAAAATGTGGGAGGAAGTGTCACAAAAGGATGCCTCAATACTGTCTATGGAAGCAGGAAGTTCTTCTGTaaggatgaatgtaaaaaagaagaagacatcctggttgaaacagaagagaacagagctCAGAATGGCAGATACAGCATTGAATATAGAGAAGGATCTACATATGGACTGTATttgaccatcacacagctgaagaagtcagacacaggacgGTACAGGTGTGGTTACGGCAGAGCTTCGTCTCCAGATTCATCCAACACGTTCTCGATCTTTGTTGTAGATG ctccaaccacttcaaaaccaaaccGGACTCTCCGACCTTTTCCAAcatcagtcccatcagcctccacaccaacaacaacacagagtttaatctctagttcaggaagcttcacaccttcatcatctttccctgaaaccacagagcagtttacaggtacaggacagttcatgtctgtccatctgtccatcactgtctctctgcaacaaaacgtcctcttaaaacagtcaaattcagcatAA